The following coding sequences lie in one Ictalurus furcatus strain D&B chromosome 7, Billie_1.0, whole genome shotgun sequence genomic window:
- the homezb gene encoding homeobox and leucine zipper encoding b — protein sequence MQQCEPPQQQQREENRKLEARVSAEAETGDSEASDSYECRICGYKTADVCSFSQHLHSVHPVTALPGPSSEKDEESKGAQDQTSEAQKSPPAGNSEFSEGSMSSSPMDSEETSISACNAENQVPAAEQKETVKNTPAAKDSQSISPASILPQRKASSSSESTKGSQSEDVASSGTSGLNQAHLVCLPLVSEGLKLVWVRSEQINELDAVSELVEAFNAFPYPTEQEASALARRCSLSPERVKVWFMMQRVRYGISWADDDIRQTRLKMRRLQRMSLGEEGEEEEEEDYLAGEERTPETLQQGVKQAPVTDVYTGYAHYTPQPVFSQYEANDYNSRQNSIIPQYSNGLDPFVQQQTENQHVGDFQNASVDKDHTQLPRDLNHLPPHEPKAESSSTYRSLSKSAVVCGPPITQQRKKSKAQLMALRRSFVQKNWPSEIEVQRLQRVTGLGRHEIRKWFADSRYQLRRSGRSWLAELSKPNQSPEPPGRFQQQLNSDEFQEDGEASGAGLDFEFDVDMDDQQGLVEDGVSESETRKEEQSEEPSRKGSQASVKQERREIAIVPSPSPASSSPSPSLLQGWNPSMGPEPNLRKKTWEQLNMLRQSFLHCQWPTSEDYTLLQQKTGLTRTEIVQWYGDTRYHIKHSNLRWIHPDDRERVRTGVLKQQKRAGKGPRSRRWTQSTDSSFRFREPQPSNGTGGSEAKSWDELYKTASSVLPGGEL from the exons ATGCAGCAGTGTGAACCcccgcagcagcagcagcgcgaGGAAAACCGGAAGTTGGAGGCGCGAGTGAGCGCGGAGGCGGAAACAGGGGACAGCGAGGCGAGTGATTCTTATGAGTGTCGGATCTGCGGTTACAAAACAGCGGATGTCTGCTCTTTCAGTCAGCATCTGCACTCTGTCCACCCTGTTACTGCTCTGCCCGGCCCGAGCTCAGAAAAAGATGAGGAGAGTAAAGGAGCACAAGACCAAACCTCAGAGGCACAGAAGAGCCCACCTGCAGGAAAT TCTGAATTTTCTGAGGGGTCCATGTCTTCCTCACCCATGGACTCAGAAGAGACCAGCATAAGTGCATGCAATGCAGAGAACCAGGTACCAGCAGCAGAGCAAAAAGAGACTGTGAAAAACACACCTGCTGCCAAAGACAGCCAAAGCATTTCTCCTGCCTCCATTTTGCCTCAGAGGAAAGCCTCATCCTCATCAGAGTCTACAAAAGGAAGCCAAAGCGAGGACGTGGCCTCCTCTGGCACGTCCGGCCTCAACCAGGCGCACTTGGTGTGTCTTCCTCTGGTGTCTGAGGGACTGAAGCTGGTGTGGGTGCGCTCTGAGCAGATTAATGAGCTGGATGCAGTTTCAGAGCTGGTAGAAGCATTTAATGCCTTTCCCTACCCCACTGAGCAGGAGGCCAGTGCTCTGGCACGCCGCTGCTCCTTGTCACCCGAGCGCGTCAAAGTGTGGTTTATGATGCAGCGCGTCCGCTATGGAATCAGCTGGGCAGACGACGATATCCGGCAGACGCGGCTTAAGATGCGGCGTCTGCAAAGAATGTCGCTCGGGGaggaaggtgaagaagaagaagaagaggattaTTTAGCAGGTGAAGAGAGGACACCTGAGACGCTACAGCAGGGTGTTAAACAGGCGCCAGTGACAGACGTCTATACGGGTTatgcacactacacaccacaacCAGTTTTCTCCCAATACGAAGCCAATGACTACAACAGCAGGCAAAACAGCATCATTCCTCAGTACAGCAATGGTCTAGACCCATTTGTTCAGCAGCAAACTGAAAACCAGCATGTGGGTGATTTTCAAAATGCGTCTGTGGACAAAGACCATACTCAGTTGCCCAGAGATCTGAATCATTTACCTCCTCACGAGCCCAAGGCTGAGAGTTCCAGCACTTATCGGTCCCTATCAAAATCAGCCGTGGTTTGTGGCCCCCCCATAACCCAGCAGCGGAAGAAGTCCAAAGCCCAGCTGATGGCGCTCCGTCGTAGTTTCGTCCAAAAGAACTGGCCGTCTGAGATTGAGGTGCAGCGGCTACAGCGTGTCACCGGGCTCGGACGGCACGAGATCCGGAAGTGGTTCGCTGACAGTCGCTACCAGCTTCGCAGGAGCGGTCGGTCCTGGCTGGCTGAACTGAGCAAGCCGAATCAATCACCAGAGCCCCCGGGTAGATTTCAACAACAACTGAACAGCGATGAGTTTCAGGAGGATGGCGAGGCCTCAGGGGCGGGGCTTGACTTTGAGTTTGATGTGGACATGGATGATCAACAGGGCCTTGTAGAAGATGGAGTCAGCGAATCGGAGACGAGGAAAGAGGAACAGAGTGAAGAGCCGTCACGCAAAGGCAGCCAAGCTTCCGTTAAACAGGAGCGGCGGGAGATCGCTATTGTCCCTTCTCCGTCTCCTGCCTCCTCTTCTCCGTCTCCGTCACTCCTGCAAGGCTGGAACCCCAGCATGGGTCCCGAACCCAACCTCCGGAAGAAGACATGGGAGCAGTTGAACATGCTAAGGCAGAGCTTCCTGCATTGTCAGTGGCCCACCAGCGAAGACTACACACTCTTGCAGCAGAAGACAGGCCTGACGCGGACTGAGATTGTGCAGTGGTACGGAGACACGCGCTACCACATTAAACACTCCAACCTGCGCTGGATTCACCCGGACGACAGAGAGCGTGTACGCACAGGTGTCCTGAAGCAGCAGAAGAGAGCAGGGAAGGGCCCCAGGAGCAGGAGATGGACACAGAGCACAGATTCCAGCTTCAGGTTTAGGGAGCCGCAACCCAGTAACGGGACAGGTGGGAGTGAGGCGAAGTCATGGGACGAATTATACAAGACAGCTTCCTCAGTACTGCCCGGGGGTGAACTTTGA
- the cideb gene encoding cell death activator CIDE-B yields the protein MATTSSLIKSVSRRVWAAPQRPFRVCSWNREIRKGLTASTLEELKDRAAHTLLISTLLSLVCEEDGTEVDSDEFLMTLPDNTVLMALEPGQTWRPHPLGQRGSNITPADKKPRTGRDIARVTFDLYRLNPKDIFGSLSVKATFQGLYSVSADFQCLGPKKVLREALRMISTVLQAAGHMLITSATVIRRIIQGADFLQVHGAREIQTEYWN from the exons ATGGCAACAACATCCTCACTCATTAA GTCTGTGTCTCGGCGTGTGTGGGCCGCACCTCAGAGGCCTTTTAGAGTTTGCTCGTGGAACAGAGAGATCAGGAAGGGGCTCACTGCATCCACCTTAGAGGAGCTGAAAGATAGG GCAGCCCACACTCTGCTCATTTCTACTCTGCTGTCTCTGGTGTGTGAGGAAGACGGCACTGAAGTGGACTCAGACGAGTTCCTCATGACCCTGCCAGACAACACTGTGCTCATGGCCTTGGAGCCGGGACAGACCTGGAGACCAcatcct TTAGGCCAGAGAGGCAGCAACATCACACCAGCTGACAAGAAACCCCGCACTGGTCGTGACATCGCTCgagtgacctttgacctttatCGTCTGAACCCCAAGGATATTTTTGGCTCTCTAAGTGTGAAGGCAACATTCCAGGGTCTGTACTCAGTCAGCGCTGACTTCCAATGCCTGGGGCCGAAGAAGGTGCTCAG AGAAGCCCTCAGAATGATCTCCACCGTACTCCAAGCAGCAGGTCACATGTTAATCACATCTGCCACCGTGATTCGCCGAATCATACAGGGAGCGGATTTCCTGCAAGTTCACGGTGCTCGTGAGATTCAGACAGAATACTGGAACTGA